A genomic segment from Peribacillus sp. ACCC06369 encodes:
- a CDS encoding glycosyltransferase, with translation MKKILLMGFILLFPLNMVAGTTSAYAKPQVQRISQSEVKFENEFRRLWIDHVLWTSNYITSATTAGAEDQKQVLARLLKNQEDIGKAVKPVYGEKAGNKLTDLLKEHIVIAGKIVDAAKSGNNALVQQLNKEWYRNADEIAAFLSGANPYLKNEDLKNLLYMHLKLVTK, from the coding sequence ATGAAAAAAATATTATTGATGGGATTTATTTTATTATTTCCTCTAAACATGGTGGCTGGAACAACCAGTGCATATGCTAAACCGCAAGTACAACGTATTAGCCAATCTGAGGTAAAGTTCGAAAATGAATTCAGGAGACTTTGGATTGATCATGTATTGTGGACAAGTAATTATATTACAAGTGCAACAACAGCTGGTGCGGAGGATCAAAAACAGGTACTGGCTAGGCTTCTGAAGAATCAGGAGGATATTGGTAAAGCTGTAAAGCCAGTATACGGAGAGAAGGCTGGGAACAAACTTACGGATCTGCTTAAGGAGCATATTGTTATTGCGGGAAAGATTGTAGATGCGGCTAAAAGCGGAAATAATGCCTTGGTGCAACAGCTAAACAAAGAATGGTATAGAAATGCTGATGAAATAGCCGCTTTCCTTAGCGGTGCCAACCCCTATTTGAAAAATGAAGATCTAAAAAATTTGCTGTATATGCATCTGAAATTAGTGACAAAATGA